One Thermogemmatispora onikobensis genomic window carries:
- the speB gene encoding agmatinase produces MREPIIRQFLDEPQYSHPDKARVTIIPAPLEYTVSYVPGTRHGPQAILNASSQLELYDEELECSPLEEVGIYTRPALDYQGLDHASALKLTGQAVREVLARGQFPLVIGGEHSLSLEPIAAAREFFPDLTVIHIDAHGDLRAEYEGSPLSHACIARRVLELGIPVLEIGIRSISAEEMDFLRNGADAAIVWARDLARGQGRIPWERLSEHTYLTFDLDALDPAEMPAVGTPEPGGLSWYQTLELLREIYRRTTVVALDVVELCPIPGQIRADFLAARLIYKMIGYRFSARLRA; encoded by the coding sequence GTAACCATCATTCCGGCGCCGCTTGAATACACCGTCTCATATGTGCCAGGGACACGCCACGGCCCCCAGGCCATCCTGAATGCCTCCAGCCAGCTGGAACTCTACGATGAGGAGCTAGAGTGCAGCCCGCTTGAAGAAGTGGGCATTTACACCCGCCCAGCCCTGGACTACCAGGGACTGGACCATGCCAGCGCGCTGAAGCTGACCGGCCAGGCTGTACGTGAGGTTCTGGCACGAGGCCAGTTTCCTCTGGTGATCGGCGGCGAGCATTCGCTGTCCCTTGAGCCGATTGCCGCAGCGCGCGAGTTTTTTCCCGACCTGACAGTTATTCATATTGACGCACACGGCGATCTCCGCGCTGAATACGAGGGGTCCCCTCTCTCACACGCCTGCATCGCCAGGCGGGTACTAGAGCTGGGCATCCCCGTGCTTGAAATCGGTATTCGCAGCATCAGCGCAGAGGAGATGGATTTTCTACGCAATGGGGCCGATGCAGCCATTGTCTGGGCCCGCGATCTCGCCCGCGGCCAGGGGCGTATTCCCTGGGAGCGTCTGAGCGAGCACACCTATCTGACCTTCGATTTGGATGCCCTCGATCCCGCCGAGATGCCCGCCGTAGGCACCCCAGAGCCAGGCGGATTGAGCTGGTACCAGACGCTGGAGTTGTTGCGTGAGATCTACCGGCGCACAACCGTGGTAGCCCTGGATGTGGTTGAGCTTTGCCCCATCCCCGGCCAGATCCGCGCGGATTTTCTGGCGGCCCGCCTGATCTATAAGATGATTGGCTACCGGTTTTCGGCCCGGCTACGCGCGTAG